In the Carboxydothermus hydrogenoformans Z-2901 genome, one interval contains:
- the csm4 gene encoding type III-A CRISPR-associated RAMP protein Csm4, producing MAYKIALIKPKGPLNLGRRTGDLTNSKILPGSDQLFSALLNAYSLYYGAGETKAFFEALLEKPVLELSSLFPAQVTGEKVYYFVPKPLTLDLTPYFTDVKTAKKIEYLPVESLEKIAKGEGPGEGYVVQKAYLPVKQEYWHQSREIPRVALDRITSSSNIYYCTGITFAENIYLYFLYEIAPEWKTKFETALRVLADEGLGGERTYGFGQFSIEFREDFSWPLQGEYRFLLSNYYPKEDELLKIADGVKAYTLVESGGYVFSSFDRGVRKKSVRFFGPGSVFGFKPVGRLVDVTPKYFTEHPVYRYGYAFTLPWKGGI from the coding sequence ATGGCCTACAAAATAGCTCTAATTAAGCCTAAAGGCCCTCTAAATCTGGGTAGGAGAACAGGGGATCTAACTAATAGTAAAATCTTGCCGGGAAGCGACCAGCTGTTTTCGGCTCTCTTAAATGCTTATTCCCTTTATTATGGGGCTGGGGAGACGAAGGCCTTTTTCGAAGCTTTATTGGAAAAACCGGTTTTAGAACTTTCTTCTCTCTTTCCAGCTCAAGTTACCGGGGAAAAAGTATATTATTTTGTTCCTAAGCCTTTGACTTTGGATTTAACTCCTTATTTTACGGATGTAAAAACTGCAAAAAAAATAGAATACTTACCCGTAGAAAGCTTAGAAAAAATTGCTAAAGGCGAAGGGCCGGGAGAAGGGTATGTTGTTCAGAAAGCATATCTTCCGGTAAAGCAGGAGTACTGGCACCAAAGCCGGGAGATTCCTCGGGTAGCCTTAGACCGGATTACTTCCAGTTCCAACATTTATTACTGCACGGGTATAACCTTTGCGGAAAATATTTATCTATATTTCCTCTATGAAATAGCACCGGAGTGGAAAACAAAATTTGAAACAGCTTTAAGAGTTCTGGCGGATGAAGGACTGGGAGGAGAGAGGACCTACGGCTTTGGCCAGTTTTCCATAGAGTTTCGGGAAGATTTTTCTTGGCCGCTTCAAGGAGAATATAGGTTTTTACTTTCAAATTATTATCCTAAGGAAGATGAATTACTTAAGATTGCAGATGGGGTAAAAGCCTACACCCTAGTTGAGTCAGGGGGATATGTGTTTAGCAGTTTTGACCGGGGGGTAAGAAAAAAATCGGTACGTTTCTTTGGACCGGGTTCAGTCTTTGGCTTTAAGCCAGTGGGACGTTTGGTAGATGTTACTCCCAAATACTTTACCGAGCATCCGGTATACCGGTACGGTTATGCCTTTACCCTTCCTTGGAAAGGGGGGATATAA
- the csm3 gene encoding type III-A CRISPR-associated RAMP protein Csm3, producing the protein MEELKLLGKIVIKGKIKALTGLHIGGAQGNTEIGGVDNSVIKDEEGKPYIPGSSLKGKLRSLLENHEGYLSATKLVLQKKGAEPIRIHICNEPECPVCIIFGRNHGKYTLADNQTELVISNATPTRLYFRDACLDEESIKDIKPNLDLEWTEVKFENSIDRITSAANPRQTERVPRGAEFCFELVYNVLREEDKELFSKVLTAMKLLEDDYLGGSGSRGYGKIMFKDLAVYWKSREEYETGNFSAQPIVMGSLEELMQKNIPQLLK; encoded by the coding sequence ATGGAAGAGTTAAAACTTTTAGGAAAAATTGTAATTAAAGGTAAAATCAAAGCTTTAACCGGCCTTCATATAGGTGGAGCCCAGGGGAATACTGAAATTGGTGGGGTTGACAATAGCGTTATTAAAGATGAGGAAGGAAAACCGTATATTCCAGGATCCAGTTTAAAAGGAAAACTTCGGAGCTTACTGGAAAATCACGAAGGCTATTTGAGTGCAACCAAACTGGTATTACAGAAAAAAGGTGCTGAACCAATTCGCATTCATATTTGCAATGAACCGGAATGTCCGGTATGTATTATCTTTGGTAGAAACCACGGGAAATACACTCTTGCTGATAATCAGACTGAGCTGGTGATTTCCAACGCTACCCCCACCCGCCTCTATTTCAGGGATGCCTGCTTGGATGAAGAAAGCATTAAAGACATTAAGCCCAATCTTGATTTGGAATGGACCGAGGTTAAATTTGAAAACTCCATTGACCGGATTACTTCGGCGGCTAATCCCCGGCAGACCGAAAGAGTACCGCGGGGAGCGGAGTTTTGCTTTGAACTGGTTTATAACGTTTTGCGGGAAGAAGATAAAGAGCTGTTTTCTAAAGTATTAACTGCAATGAAGCTTTTAGAAGATGACTATCTCGGAGGTTCCGGCAGCCGAGGTTACGGAAAGATTATGTTTAAAGATTTAGCAGTTTACTGGAAGTCTCGCGAGGAATATGAGACCGGAAACTTTAGCGCTCAACCGATAGTAATGGGGTCTTTAGAGGAGCTTATGCAGAAGAATATTCCGCAATTGTTGAAGTAA
- the csm2 gene encoding type III-A CRISPR-associated protein Csm2: MMNGKNNRANPGRQQNQENPVQEVLQAVDKFLNPIEDPKGELLISSAEKLGSFLARVAKMTTSQIRNLYTEAKSINYKDSDGPYRVNLLRAKFAYIAGRYSQVRDLQKIADKALAQIDSYEKFKRFIDFFEAVVAYHRAYGGKE; encoded by the coding sequence ATGATGAATGGAAAAAATAATAGAGCCAATCCTGGAAGACAGCAAAACCAGGAAAACCCTGTCCAGGAAGTACTGCAAGCAGTGGATAAGTTTTTAAATCCAATAGAAGACCCCAAAGGGGAGCTTTTAATTTCAAGTGCGGAGAAGCTTGGTAGTTTTTTAGCCCGGGTGGCTAAAATGACTACTTCCCAGATTAGAAATCTTTATACGGAAGCAAAATCTATTAATTATAAAGATTCCGACGGTCCTTACCGGGTTAATTTACTCCGGGCTAAGTTTGCGTATATTGCTGGGCGGTACAGTCAGGTGAGAGATTTGCAAAAAATTGCCGATAAAGCTTTGGCCCAGATTGATAGCTATGAGAAATTTAAACGGTTTATTGATTTTTTTGAAGCTGTAGTTGCCTATCACCGGGCTTATGGCGGTAAAGAATAG
- the csm5 gene encoding type III-A CRISPR-associated RAMP protein Csm5 encodes MATYEIEVLSPLFVGSGQKYPPLEYLISLEEEKFVVADMERVFTSPRFVLNDFLDKVKRPGFFLGESYPWAREFPRFKFSSSRKTLMDLKIRKAEVLAPVAEGQGFYLPGSSLKGSLRTLIYKINLPEIKETFNQKIKERLQNPRIKKEKLSEAAEMALTGTPNYSLFRALKVGDSLPLGEESLGLYQVKVLSLTTSGYRWKVLPGEQSTADLEQATSSFFIGFKPGVKLQGSFKVEEKYLNDDNFPLVNKAFFNNWQERAKEVQRQFLQNELKFYEEIGLEELKKFYQKLIQDSNDGIILQLGWGTGFNSKTLKEALPEEELKEVINWAKIKYRENFPFPKTRKIVVEKGKPLYPTGWIKLRILD; translated from the coding sequence GTGGCAACATACGAAATTGAGGTTTTATCTCCGCTCTTTGTTGGTTCCGGTCAAAAATATCCTCCCCTGGAATATTTAATTTCGTTAGAAGAAGAAAAATTTGTGGTTGCCGATATGGAGCGGGTATTTACCTCGCCAAGGTTTGTGTTAAACGATTTTTTGGATAAGGTTAAAAGACCGGGATTTTTTCTGGGAGAGTCATATCCCTGGGCCAGAGAATTTCCACGTTTTAAATTTTCCAGTTCAAGGAAAACTTTAATGGACCTGAAAATTCGCAAAGCGGAAGTTTTAGCCCCTGTAGCTGAAGGGCAGGGTTTTTATTTACCCGGAAGTTCTTTGAAAGGTTCTCTTAGGACGTTAATCTATAAAATAAATTTACCCGAAATAAAAGAAACTTTTAACCAAAAAATTAAAGAAAGGCTGCAAAATCCAAGGATCAAGAAAGAGAAACTAAGCGAAGCAGCGGAAATGGCTTTAACCGGAACCCCTAATTACTCTCTTTTCCGTGCTCTTAAGGTAGGTGACAGCCTGCCCCTGGGGGAGGAAAGTTTAGGGCTTTATCAGGTAAAGGTGTTAAGCCTTACGACCAGTGGTTACCGGTGGAAAGTTCTACCTGGAGAGCAATCTACAGCAGATTTGGAGCAGGCTACCAGCAGCTTTTTCATTGGTTTTAAACCGGGAGTTAAGCTTCAGGGAAGTTTTAAGGTAGAGGAAAAGTATCTTAACGATGATAACTTTCCTCTGGTGAATAAAGCATTTTTTAATAACTGGCAGGAGAGGGCCAAAGAGGTTCAGCGGCAATTTTTACAAAATGAACTAAAATTTTATGAGGAAATTGGTCTTGAAGAGCTTAAAAAGTTTTACCAGAAACTTATTCAGGATAGCAATGACGGAATAATTTTGCAGTTAGGCTGGGGAACTGGCTTTAACAGTAAGACTTTAAAAGAAGCCCTTCCGGAAGAGGAGTTAAAGGAAGTAATTAACTGGGCCAAGATAAAATACCGGGAAAACTTTCCTTTCCCTAAAACCCGAAAAATAGTGGTGGAGAAAGGGAAGCCTTTATATCCCACGGGATGGATTAAATTAAGGATTTTAGATTAG